CCACGTCGGGTCATCGGGCTGTCCGGATCGATCACCGCGGCGGTTTCACTTACGACGCGGTCGCCTTCACGGAACCCATCGACACGCCGGCCGACCTTGGCCACGGTCCCACAAAACTCATGCCCCAAGACGACCGGATAATTCACAGGCCAAGATTGATCATTGGTCCACTGGTGCAAGTCGCTGCCACAGACACCGACGTTACCAACCTCCAGCAGAACTTCATCATCACCAAACTCGGGAACATCCAGTTCCCGCAACTCGACACAGTGCTTTTCCGCTTTGTAATTGACCACCGCGGGCATACTCATTCGACCGACCCTCCGATCACGACATCACCGTACCCGTGCACATGATCACAGATTTTTCGAAGTGCCCCTTCGATGTCACCCGATGCAGCCTGGAACCGATCGTTGTCGATCGTCAGCGGTGCACCAAGCACAACCAATGGGGCACCGAACTTGGGTGTTTCGATCGCCTGTTCCAAGGTCAGTCCGCCGACCGCCTGAACCGGTACGGACACCGCGTCCACCACGTCTTTCAGTTGATCCATTGGACTGGGCATGCGTCCGCCCGCCGCGGCAATTCCGTTACGTTCGTCAAACCCGATGTGATGGATGACGTAGCCGCAACCAAGCTGTTCAAGTCGCTTGGCCCCGTCGATCATGCAAGACGAAGCCAAGTTGTCGCCCATCACGCCCACACCAAAGTCTTTCCCGGCCTTCACAACACACTTGATCGTTTCATCATGTGCTTGAGACATGACGACCACATGCGTTGCGCCGGCCTTGGCCATCAGTTCGGCTTCCAGCCATCCGCCGTCCATCGTTTTCAAATCGGCAACGATGGGGGTGTCGGGAAACCGTTGACGAAGTGCCCGCACCCCATGCATCCCTTCGGCGATGATTAACGGAGTACCGACCTCCAGCCAGTCCACCCCGGAACGCATCGCCAGTTCGGCAAGCTTCACGGCTTCCGCGATGTCGGTGACGTCAAGTGAGATCTGAACGATTGGCTTCATGGGCTTCGCGGATCATTGAAGGAAAGTGGGGACACCGGCGACCGAATGCAAGCCAGGTTCGCAGGAGCGACCCGAGAAGGCTTTTCGATGCGTCTGTTTTTAGCATCTGCGCACCGGCCCCGCTGACATCGCTCCCCATTTCCAGAAAGCACTG
The Crateriforma spongiae DNA segment above includes these coding regions:
- a CDS encoding orotidine 5'-phosphate decarboxylase / HUMPS family protein, which translates into the protein MKPIVQISLDVTDIAEAVKLAELAMRSGVDWLEVGTPLIIAEGMHGVRALRQRFPDTPIVADLKTMDGGWLEAELMAKAGATHVVVMSQAHDETIKCVVKAGKDFGVGVMGDNLASSCMIDGAKRLEQLGCGYVIHHIGFDERNGIAAAGGRMPSPMDQLKDVVDAVSVPVQAVGGLTLEQAIETPKFGAPLVVLGAPLTIDNDRFQAASGDIEGALRKICDHVHGYGDVVIGGSVE